AGTTCCACAATTTagtgaaaggggggtgggggcatcAAGGGCGGATCAAGGATTTCTTCATAGGGTGAAATGAGGGCGGATCAACGATtttgtgaagggggggggggggggggagggggtaaacAGGGGCGGATCAAGGATTTCGCCAAAGGGCAAGACAAAACAATCtgaactgggggggggggggggttatttgCTAACCAACTACAATAGGACCAACTTCTTgatgagaggggaggggagagcgGGAGGGGTATTTCAATGTGAACGGGTAAAAGCTAGTATAATATAATGCGACAAGCTATTCCGGAATAAATTGTGGTCACACAATTTTATTTATGATGAAGCGTGCCGCTTCTAGATTATTACATTTTTCACACGCATACATTCATCTTTTGGCATAATCGCTCACAGGAAATTGAGGAAATAGCCTCCCATCTGCTTCCGGCGACCCGTCGCTCACAGGAAATTGAGGAAATATCCTCCCATCTGCTTCCGGCGACCCGTCGCTCACAGGAAATTGAGGAAACATCCTCCCATCTGCTTCTGGCGACCCATCGCTCACAGGAAATTGAGGAAACATCCTCCCATCTGCTTCCGGCGACCCGTCGCTTACAGGAAATTGAGGAAACATCCTCCCACCTGCTTCCGGCGACCCGTCGCTCACAGGAAATTGAGGAAACATCCTCCCATCTGCTTCTGGCGACTCTCCCCACCTCTCTTCAGTGACTCATGTCACAAGACACAACAAACTGTAGGACAACACTGCTCGACCCTGGCCAGTAGAATTTTGACTAAACACGGTGCTGGGTTCGTTTTCGACTGAAGTAGCCCACCATGGCCGCTTCATAGGCTAGTACCATGACCTCACGTGGGAAAGGAAGGGGCACAGGCACCAGACTATGAAATGTACCCTAACAATGACCATTTCATGTTGCCAATGCAGAATAGAAAAGAATGTATGCAGCATTGGTCTTGACAGAAGAGTTGTCTATTGGGCTGATCACTCTGTCGTCACACTGGTGCCACTGTTTGAGGACACTGGAGTAGCAGTTCGCCGTGTAGTGGCCAGCCTCCAGGGAACCGTAGTGGTTGACGACACCACACAGATTGTATGTCATTTCATGTCCAATGTTCAGCCTGCTCAACGGAAATAATACATTCTGAAGTACTTTCCTGTGCTGGAGAGTCAGTGGGTCTTGCACAAATCTCTTCAGATGAATTGTCAGAAAGGGTGGAAACTTGACAATCTCCAGCTTCTGTTGAGACTCTCTGTTGACACCACACCTTGGGCATTTCCAAACGACCAGGGACATGAGGAAGTCATCGAGGCAGTCTCTGACTGACACctgttcaatgtcactgtcAGGCGGTATTGGCAGTGACAGATCCGCATAGAGCTGCCTCGTTGGATCGCTTGCCTTACGACAGGTGAGGCAGGTCATGGTCGACACGACTTCAATATTGAAGGTTTCTCCAATCAGGGGTGTATGGTCATTCAGTCTTTCTCTCAGAAACATAAGGAACTCATGTGCATCTTGCTGTCCATGTCCTTGGAAGATGTCATGTCTCTTACCCAGTACCCTCTTGAGCTCACGGGGGTGGAGGAACTGCTGGTGTCCTGTCCAGAGTTTGGACACAAACGCTGCATACTCCCTGGCAACGTCGCTTCCATCTGGGAAGATGGTCTGATCCCTGAAGTACTCAGAAATGGGGTCAATGTTGAACAGGCACTGCAGAATGCTGTTCATGTAGCATGTGTTGCCCATATTGTGAAGGCCTGTGGGAACTGCCAGTGTGGCATTGTCCTCCTGTGGCTGGACAACAGGCTCAGCATCAGTCTCAGGACTGCTACTTCTGATGTATTCTGAGACAACCTCCATCGGTTCAGCCTCATGTGCAGCACATTGAATGCTCACACTGCTGACAGTGCATTCAGGTACCCTGGTAAGTGCGTCTTCCTCCTGCTTCCTCATTATCTCCTCCTTTTGGAGGCGCTCTTTCAATGACTGGCACCTCCCGATCTGGGCAAACCTGTCGTAGTTTGGATGTGGGTCAAGTGAAGGAAGGGAATCTTCCTCGTTTGTTGGGCGCAGTGTGTGTTCTTCGAGCTTCCTcagtctgtcttcttcttgaaGACGTTCTTGAAGTGACTGACATCTGGCAATTTGGGAAAATCTGTCGAAGTTTGGGTATGGCTTGAAGGCTAGTCCCTGGAACTGTTTCACCCTGCTGACTCCCACAAACAACAATCCAAGTGCAAATTCTTTGGGACCTGCATTGAGAACGACCTTTTCAAGTGTAGCACCTTGCAACCTGTGTATGGACAAAGCGTATCCAAGAATCATAGGAAGCATTTTCCTTGAACACTGGACCTTGTTTGTCCACCACGTCCTCTGCACAGGGCAGATTGGGACCGCCTTTGGGACATTTGGTAGAAATGATGGGCCACTGTAGTTCTCAAAAATCCCTATGATCGCTAGTGGTAGTTGTGGAGGCTTCGTATCAGCATCATAGACAATGGCATGAACTTTCCCCACAGCCCCATTGGTGAGCCCTGCAGAAGTCCACAGGTTGCATGTCAGTCGAAATGTTGTGCCCTTGCTCAGGAAAATGTAGCTTGGTAATCCGCATTGTCTCTCAAAGCTTTCTTTTGTAGCTTCCCCCTTTGGGTTGCTCTCTGCCCTGATGTAGGCAATGGGCTCGTTATTTGACTTTACTTTCTCAATGTTGTGAGAGAGCATATCTTTTTTGCGAGCACAACCCATCACTGCTTCTTCGTGGAATGTCTTTTGTTCCTCTGGAGAAAGCAAGTCAAACTCTCTTTCCTTCCACCTCTCCCAATCATCCACAGAAAACCTCCCTTCAGCAAGGCGGCCGAGCTCACTCCTGAACAACATCTGATCCTCACCAGCCTGCCTCTCTACTGTCTCAAAGATGATGGAATGTTGAAAAAGCTGGTACAGATTGTAAGCCGCAGCTTTACTTTTGTCGATGTTGCCACTCTTCTCCTTGCATGGCTTGCGATAGAGGGGGCGGTCCATGACCGGGGGTAACTGCCTCCAGTCTCCAAGAAGGACAACTGTAATGCCCCCGAAGGGCTCATCACCTCGACGAGGCTTGGCTTCTTTCAGCCTTTCACTCACAAAGAAGAATGTCTTTTGCCCGATCATTGACTTTTCGTCAATAACCAAAATGGCGGTCTCCTTGAATACTTCCTGCAAGCTTGATTGGCAGCTTCCTGTGAGTGGTGTGAGTGGACCATTTCCAATGGGCAAGTGCAGCATTCCATGTAGTGTCTCACCCCCAATTTGGAAAGCCGCTGTTCCCGaaggcgctgcagttttgatgaaGTTGTTGGAGAGCTGCTGATCCTTTACGTATTTACGTAGGCAGTTCAACCAGAAACTTTTCCCTGTGCCAGCAGACCCAGAGATGTTCAACAAAAGCTGTGGGGCTTTGTTGATACCCAGTTGAACAACCTTCTGAATTTGCTGCTGTAAGAGTTTGAAAGCCAGGAGTTGCTTGTCGTTCAATTGTTCTGGAAGACCACCACCTTCCATGTTTGCAGCTGGAAGTGTTGAAGATTTCTTCACATCCTCAATCCACCCAGGCATGTTTTTAACTTCTTCTGGTGTGAACTGATGTAATGAGTTGCTTTGCCAGACAGTGTTCTCTGCTTCCAGTTGAGCAACAAGCTCATTGAAGTCGCTTTCTCCTTCCTCGCATTCTGCATGAACATGATGCTCTTCAGACTCTAATGGGCATAGAAGCTCCATCCACGGTTCTTGCGGGAAGGTAAGAATGGGCTCGTCAGGCTGGACCAG
This region of Littorina saxatilis isolate snail1 linkage group LG8, US_GU_Lsax_2.0, whole genome shotgun sequence genomic DNA includes:
- the LOC138974478 gene encoding uncharacterized protein — encoded protein: MQLIGFKTVFNDDGTTWLRPERVPDKAVGGGEHKGELLYLRNHPTIVHHIAELLTIWGANIECRTVNSYRQVLNYLLKYMYKNEPDSQTFQTISKAIIDNSGEEVPVRKAFQQILMKTLKEHDLSKQECARILTGGDFVQTSRDFVYVNVTGTRKVKIPTGTEGANDDMLHDDFAVSYWNRQNDDNYKAAVEKFKSGQAPEDPECVSLFDFASKYTKKWRLHGLEKVPHFTPNFKRVPNKHSAKETDRYLLFLKTILLVYKPGTKIEDFKEMQTSQIEAEVQDFVGTLQCPNVIREEFTESQVGETDNEADDSDTEERCNESDLLVQPDEPILTFPQEPWMELLCPLESEEHHVHAECEEGESDFNELVAQLEAENTVWQSNSLHQFTPEEVKNMPGWIEDVKKSSTLPAANMEGGGLPEQLNDKQLLAFKLLQQQIQKVVQLGINKAPQLLLNISGSAGTGKSFWLNCLRKYVKDQQLSNNFIKTAAPSGTAAFQIGGETLHGMLHLPIGNGPLTPLTGSCQSSLQEVFKETAILVIDEKSMIGQKTFFFVSERLKEAKPRRGDEPFGGITVVLLGDWRQLPPVMDRPLYRKPCKEKSGNIDKSKAAAYNLYQLFQHSIIFETVERQAGEDQMLFRSELGRLAEGRFSVDDWERWKEREFDLLSPEEQKTFHEEAVMGCARKKDMLSHNIEKGSPMGLWGKFMPLSMMLIRSLHNYH
- the LOC138972566 gene encoding ubiquitin carboxyl-terminal hydrolase 50-like; amino-acid sequence: MLPMILGYALSIHRLQGATLEKVVLNAGPKEFALGLLFVGVSRVKQFQGLAFKPYPNFDRFSQIARCQSLQERLQEEDRLRKLEEHTLRPTNEEDSLPSLDPHPNYDRFAQIGRCQSLKERLQKEEIMRKQEEDALTRVPECTVSSVSIQCAAHEAEPMEVVSEYIRSSSPETDAEPVVQPQEDNATLAVPTGLHNMGNTCYMNSILQCLFNIDPISEYFRDQTIFPDGSDVAREYAAFVSKLWTGHQQFLHPRELKRVLGKRHDIFQGHGQQDAHEFLMFLRERLNDHTPLIGETFNIEVVSTMTCLTCRKASDPTRQLYADLSLPIPPDSDIEQVSVRDCLDDFLMSLVVWKCPRCGVNRESQQKLEIVKFPPFLTIHLKRFVQDPLTLQHRKVLQNVLFPLSRLNIGHEMTYNLCGVVNHYGSLEAGHYTANCYSSVLKQWHQCDDRVISPIDNSSVKTNAAYILFYSALAT